One genomic segment of Candidatus Reconcilbacillus cellulovorans includes these proteins:
- a CDS encoding IS200/IS605 family transposase, with product MGQEYRHTKTTVSLINYHFVFCPRYRRKVLVSQVESRFKELVSEICAQNNWLILAMEVMPDHVHLFLNCLPTDSPSGMLATIRGITSRRLREEFPHLRHLPSLWTRSFFVSTAGNVSSDTIRRYVEAQKKRG from the coding sequence GTGGGACAAGAATATCGTCATACGAAAACAACCGTATCGCTCATCAACTATCATTTCGTGTTCTGTCCGCGATACCGGCGGAAAGTTCTCGTTAGTCAAGTGGAATCACGGTTCAAAGAACTGGTAAGTGAGATTTGCGCCCAAAACAATTGGCTGATTCTTGCGATGGAAGTCATGCCGGATCATGTCCATTTGTTTCTCAATTGTCTCCCGACAGATTCGCCTTCCGGAATGTTGGCGACGATCAGGGGGATCACATCCAGGAGACTGCGTGAAGAATTCCCGCATCTAAGACACCTTCCCAGTTTATGGACACGTTCCTTCTTTGTGAGTACGGCAGGAAATGTGTCCAGTGATACCATCCGCCGGTACGTCGAAGCTCAAAAAAAGCGCGGGTGA